DNA from Streptomyces rishiriensis:
GTCCGTCTCCGTACCGGCGCTCAGCCCAGCCAGCCCGGCCGGACCAGCCCCGACTCGTAGGCCTACGACCAGTTGAGCCCGGTCCCGGGCGCCCAGCTTCACCATCGTGCGACTCACGTGCGTCTTCGCGGTGAGGGGACTGACCACCAGCCTGCGGGCGATCTCCTCGTTGGACAGACCGATCCCCACCAGCGCCATCACCTCCCGTTCCCGTTCGGTGAGCCGGCTCAGCGCGTCCGCCGCCGCGGGCTCCTTCGAGCGGGCGGCGAACTCGGCGATGAGCCGGCGGGTGACTCCCGGCGACAGGAGCGCGTCCCCGGCGACCACCGCCCGCACGGCGCGCAGGAGTTCCTCCGGTTCGGTGTCCTTGACCAGGAAGCCGGAAGCACCCGAGCGGATGGCCTCGAAGACGTACTCGTCGAGTTCGAAGGTGGTGAGCATGATGACCTTGACCTGGGAGAGCGCCTCGTCGTCGGTGACCCTGCGGGTGGCGGCCAGACCGTCGAGACGGGGCATCCTGATGTCCATCAGCACGACGTCCGGCCGCAGTTCGCGCACCGCGCGCACCGCTTCCTCCCCGTCGGCGGCCTCGCCCGCCACCTCGATGTCCGGCTGCGCGTCCAGCAGGGCCCGGAACCCCGCCCGGACCAACGACTGGTCGTCGGCGAGCAGTACGCGGATCACCGTGCCTCCCTTTCCCTCGCCGACCGGTCCTGCTTCCAGCACCGGCGCTGCTCCGTCTACGGGTCCTGCTCCCTCAACGGGTTCCGCGAGGCCGGCCGGTTCCGCCTCGTTCACTGATCCTCACCGGCCCTCGTAGGCAGTACGGCGAGGACCCGGAAACCGCCGTCGGGCCGCGGTCCCGCCTCGATCGTGCCACCCAGGGCCGCGGCCCGCTCCCGCATCCCGGCCAGTCCGTTGCCACTGCCGCCCGCGTCGGCGCCGGACGCCGGACCGTCGTCGTCGACGCGCAGCCGAAGCGTCCCGTCGGCCTGCTCGAACCGCACACGCGCGTGGCGCGAACGGGAGTGGCGTACGACGTTGGTGAGGGCCTCCTGGACGATGCGGAAGGCGGCGAGATCCGTGTGCGGCGGCAACCGGGGCGGTCGGCCGGCCACCTCCACCGTGAGGCCCGCACGCGCCGCCTGCTCCACCAGTTCGGACAGCCGGTCCAGGCCCGGTGCCGGGGTGCGCGGGGCGTCCCCCGGCGTACGGAGACTGTCCAGCACTTGGCGCACCTCGCCCAGCGCCTCCTTGCTGGCGGACTTGATGGTGGTCAGCGCCGTGCGCGCCTGCTCCGGGTCGGAGTCGAGAAGCGCGAGGCCCACGCCCGACTGCACGTTGATCACCGAGAGGCTGTGCGCGAGGACGTCGTGCAGTTCGCGGGCGATCCGCAGCCTCTCCTCGTCGGCCCGCCGCCGAGTGGCCTGGGCGCGCTCGGCCCGCTCACGGGCCCACTGCTCGCGCCGGATCCGGGCCAGCTCGGCGATCGCCACGATCGCCACGACCCACCCCGCGACGACGATCTCCTGCCCGAAGGGGGCCGGATCGTCGCCGGTGGGCGGCAACCACCGGTACAGCCAGTGCGCGACCAGCAGATGGACGGTCCAGAGCAGGCCGAGGGCCGTCCACGCGGCCCGCCGGTGCCCGGCGACGACGGCGTGGAAGCAGGCCACGGCCACGGTCACGAAGACGGGACCGTACGGATAGCCGGCGCCCAGGTAGAACGCGGCGGTGGACGCCGTGCCGAACACGACGGCCACCGGTTGTCGCTGCCGCCACAGCAGCAGCGCGCAAGCCAGCACCAGCAGCACGCGTGCGAAGGTGTCGAGCGGCGCCCGCTCACCCTCCTGCGCTTGGGCGGCGAAGTGCGAGCCGACGAGGACGAAAGCGGTGAGCAGCAGGGTGGATCGCCAGGGCCACCGCGCGGCCCGCGCAGCCAGGTCCGCGCCGTCCTCCCGGTCTCGCCGGCGGCCTTCGCGGCGGCGCGGCCAGGACGGCGGCCGGTGCGACCCCTGCTGTCCCTGGTCGCCGCGGCCCCGCGTCCGCTCTTCTTCCATGTCCGCCACGCTAGACGCCGTCGGGCGCGCCGGACGTCCGCCGGGCGAGGTGATCAGCCGTACTCCCCTGGAAGTACGCGCCGCCCCTGCCGCGCGGCCCGCTGGGACCGTCGATGACCTTCATCGTCGGCTCCGTGTCGCCGGGCGCCGGGCGCGTGGCGCGTGTCCGCGGAACCGCGATGCCCGGCTCGCCCGCTGAGGCGGTCCGTGCGGTCCGTGCGGACGGCACGGCTGTCGACGTCTCAGTCAGCACGCGACGGGCCGGCGCTCGAAGTCGCTGACCGCGCACCATGTGCTCTGCGAGCGGCTTGGGGCCAAGTGGGCGGGGTTGCCGAACGCGTGTGCGCTACTGGTCCGCGGTCAGCGGCGGCCGGTGGCCAGGATGACGAGGAACTGGCCGCCGCCCGGCTCGATGTCGGCGGTCACCGGCAGTCCCGGTACCAGTCGGGAGAACCGGTCCACGAGCCAATCCGCCGCTTCCTGGGCGTCCTGCCTGGTCGGACAACGGCCCACCATCTCGCGGCCCCCCTTGCGCTCCAGCCTCCCGGCAACGGTGATCAGCGGCGCGGGTTCGACCACGTACAGGTGGTCCGGCCAGGCGACGACCACCTTGACCGCGCCCTTACGGCTGTTGCACCCGCGGTGCGCGAGCCGCTCGGCGACCTTGGCCTTCCGGTCGGCGGTCCGGCTGTCCACGCTGGGCCCCTGCGCGTCGTTCACCGACTTGCCGGGGTCGACCGGTTCGTCGCACACCCAACACCGCCAGCCGTCGCGCTCAGCCACATCATCAAGGAGACTCACCCGAGCAAACTAGCCTGCCCGGCCACCACGCCGCGCACCAGGGCCTCGGCAACCGGCGAGCCGTGATCCATGCCGTTCCGAACAACATGGGAATGATCGGAATCTCCGGCCACCGACCGACCCCTGGGGCAGTGCGAGAACCCGGTGGACATCACGTAGGCCGACGGCAGGCGTGGGCGGCATGAAGCGGGAAGAGATCTGGGACGCGGACGTCGCCCAACGCTATGACACGCCCGGCCGGCATGTTCGCGCCTGACGTCCTGGAGTCGACCGTCAACTAGCGCAGTCCCGCCTCACGGGCAAGGCGGGTGACCGCGTAGCGGAAGAACGGCTCTCGCTCCTCCACCACCCGGTTGAACTGGCCGAACAGCTCGAAACCGACCAGCCCGTACAGCTGGGCCCACGCCGCCACCAGTGCCGTGACCGCACCCGGCGGCAGGTCGGGGGCGAGGTCGGCCGCCATCCGGACCGCCTCGGGGACCAATTCGTCGCTCAGGAGCGGCACCTCCAGCGCGTGGCTCTGGTGTGCGTCTCGCAGGATGCCGATGAGAAGCAGGCCGACGCGGGCGGCGGCGGGGACGGTCGTCCCGGGCGCGCTGTAACCGGGCACCGGCGAGCCGTAGATCAGCGCGTACTCCTGCGGATGCGCCAGCGCCCAGCCGCGTACCGCCTCGCCGACGGCGACCCAGCGCTCGACGGGAGGGACGTCGGCGTCGGCCTCCACGACCGCCGCGTGCGCCGCTTCCGCGGCCTCGCCCAGGGAGTCGTAGGCGTCGATGATGAGTGCGGTGAGCAGGTCGTCGCGGCTCGGGAAGTAGCGGTAGAGAGCGGAGGAGACCATGCCGAGCTCGCGGGCCACGGCTCGCAGCGAGAGCCTGGCCGCGCCGTCGGACGCGAGTTGTCTGCGGGCCTCCTCCTTGATGGCGACGGTGACTTCGATCCTGGCCCGGGCGCGTGCCCCTCGAACGATGCTGCTCATGCGTCCCAGTGTCCCACGAAGACAGAGCGCCGCACCCGATCGAGATCACCGTACAAAAGAGAGAGCACCGCTCTTGCTCTGGAGGGGCGTCCTACGTCACACTCGAACCGAGCGAGAGCAGTGCTCACACTTTCGGTCCCGTTCCCGTTCAGGAGGCAGCAACCATGTCCGCCCATGTACAGAAGCCCGGCTGGTTCACCGTCAACGTCTTCAACCGCACCGTGGCCTGGCTGATCCGCCGGGGTCTGAGCGTGTGGGGGTCCCGGGTGCTGGCGGTCCGCGGCCGCAAGAGCGGCCAGTGGCGGACCACCCCCGTCAACCTGCTGACCGTGGGCGGTCAGCAGTACCTGATCGCCCCGCGCGGCCACGTGCAGTGGACGCACAACATGCGGGCGGTGGGCGGCGGCGAGCTGCGCCTCGGCAGAACCGTGGAGGAGTTCACGGCGGTAGAGGTCGCCGACGACGACAAGACGCCGTTGCTGCGCGCCTATCTCAAGCGGTGGAAGGCCGAGGTCGGCGTCTTCTTCAACGGGGTGGGTCCGGACTCCCCGGACGCCGAGATGCGCCGTATCGCCCCCGACCACCCGGTGTTCCGGATCACCGTCACGAACCGACGGTGATCCCCGCGCCCCTGGGGTCAGGACACGAACCGCCGGTGATCCGCACCCCCGGGTTCAGGAGCCGCTCTCCTCGGCCACCGGTCCGGCCTTCGGCACCTGCCGCCGGTCCACGGCGCTCAGCGCCCGCTGGGCCATCGGATGCGAGCGGATGAGCTCGCCCAGGGTCGTCCGACCGCGGGTGATGTCGGTGAAGGCCCGCCAGGCGGGGCGGACGCCGGTGAGGGCCGCGTGGAAGAGTCCGGGGCGACGCTCGAAGAGGGTGAGCAGCCGCTTGCCGACGCTCATCTCCACACCGAGGCCGGCCTTGATCGCGAAGGCGTAGTTCAGCGCCTGACGGCGGGCGTCCACCGCGTCGTGCGCCTCGGAGACACGGACCGCCCACTCACCGGCGAGCCGGCCCGAGCGCAGCGCGAAGGAGATGCCCTCCCGGGTCCACGGCTCCAGCAACCCCGCCGCGTCACCGCACACGAGCACCCGCCCGCGCGACAGCGGGGAGTCGTCGGCCCGGCAGCGGGTCAGATGGCCGGAGGAGATGCTCGGCTCGAACCCGGCGAGGCCGAGCCGCCCGATGAAGTCCTCGAGATAGCGCTTGGTCGCCGCGCCTTCGCCACGCGCCGAGATGACGCCGACCGTCAGCGTGTCTCCCTTGGGGAACACCCAGCCGTAGCTGCCGGGCATCGGACCCCAGTCGATGAGGACACGCCCCTTCCAGTCCTCGGCGACCGTCTCCGGCACCGGGATCTCCGACTCCAGGCCGAGATCCACCTGGTCGAGCTTCACCCCGACATGCGCTCCTATGCGGCTCGCGCTGCCGTCCGCGCCGACCACCGCGCGCGCCAGGAGCGTCTCGCCGCCCTGGAGGACGACCGCGACCGTGCGCCGGTCCGGCACCGCCGATCCGTGCTGCTCGACCCGCTGCACGGTGACGCCCGTGCGCAGCTCGGCGCCCGCCTTCTGGGCGTGTTCGACGAGCTGCTGGTCGAACTCGGGCCGGTTGATCAGCCCGAACAGCATCTGCCGGGAACGGCGGGTGCGGGTGAAGCGCCCGTTGTTCGAGAAGGTCACCGCATGCACCCGGTCGCGGAAGGGCAGTTCGAAGCCGGGTGGCAGCGCGTCGCGGGAGGGGCCGATGATGCCGCCGCCGCACGTCTTGTAGCGGGGCAGCTCCGCCTTCTCCAGCAACAGCACCCGCCGTCCCGTGACAGCCGCCGCATAGGCGGCCGAAGCCCCTGCGGGGCCCGCGCCCACCACGACGACGTCCCACACCTGCCGCGCGTCGTCCGCCGAAGAGTTCTCGTCGTCCGCCGGAGAGTTCTCGCTGCTCACGATGGTCTACTGCTCCTGATCAAGCCGCTTGCCGCACCTGTCCCCCGCATCCTACGGCGGAGATCGCCACGGTCCGCTGTGGGAGGATCGGCGGCGCGCGCGCCCCACATCCCGGCAGGCGCGTACCCTCGCACGGTCACCCGTACGAACCAGTACACACCAGCACAACGTCGCACCCACCAGGAGCGTGCCCATGTCGTCGAATCCGGTCGCCGAGACCATAGCCTCGCTGCTGCCCAGGGCACGGGCGGAGCTCGCCGAGCTGGTGGCCTTCAGGTCGGTGGCGGACTTCGACCAGTTCCCCAGGAGCGAGAGCGAGGCCGCCGCGAACTGGATCGCGGACGCGCTGCGCGCCGAGGGCTTCCAGGACGTGGCCCTGCTCGACACCCCGGACGGCACGCAGTCGGTGTACGGCCATCTGCCGGGCCCCGCCGGTGCCCGCACGGTCCTGCTCTACGCCCACTACGACGTGCAGCCGCCGCTGGACGAGGCCGGCTGGACCTCCCCGCCGTTCGAGCTGACGGAGCGCGACGGCCGCTGGTACGGCCGCGGCAGCGCCGACTGCAAGGGCGGCGT
Protein-coding regions in this window:
- a CDS encoding sensor histidine kinase, translating into MEEERTRGRGDQGQQGSHRPPSWPRRREGRRRDREDGADLAARAARWPWRSTLLLTAFVLVGSHFAAQAQEGERAPLDTFARVLLVLACALLLWRQRQPVAVVFGTASTAAFYLGAGYPYGPVFVTVAVACFHAVVAGHRRAAWTALGLLWTVHLLVAHWLYRWLPPTGDDPAPFGQEIVVAGWVVAIVAIAELARIRREQWARERAERAQATRRRADEERLRIARELHDVLAHSLSVINVQSGVGLALLDSDPEQARTALTTIKSASKEALGEVRQVLDSLRTPGDAPRTPAPGLDRLSELVEQAARAGLTVEVAGRPPRLPPHTDLAAFRIVQEALTNVVRHSRSRHARVRFEQADGTLRLRVDDDGPASGADAGGSGNGLAGMRERAAALGGTIEAGPRPDGGFRVLAVLPTRAGEDQ
- a CDS encoding TetR/AcrR family transcriptional regulator, whose translation is MSSIVRGARARARIEVTVAIKEEARRQLASDGAARLSLRAVARELGMVSSALYRYFPSRDDLLTALIIDAYDSLGEAAEAAHAAVVEADADVPPVERWVAVGEAVRGWALAHPQEYALIYGSPVPGYSAPGTTVPAAARVGLLLIGILRDAHQSHALEVPLLSDELVPEAVRMAADLAPDLPPGAVTALVAAWAQLYGLVGFELFGQFNRVVEEREPFFRYAVTRLAREAGLR
- a CDS encoding nitroreductase family deazaflavin-dependent oxidoreductase, whose product is MSAHVQKPGWFTVNVFNRTVAWLIRRGLSVWGSRVLAVRGRKSGQWRTTPVNLLTVGGQQYLIAPRGHVQWTHNMRAVGGGELRLGRTVEEFTAVEVADDDKTPLLRAYLKRWKAEVGVFFNGVGPDSPDAEMRRIAPDHPVFRITVTNRR
- a CDS encoding geranylgeranyl reductase family protein; this encodes MSSENSPADDENSSADDARQVWDVVVVGAGPAGASAAYAAAVTGRRVLLLEKAELPRYKTCGGGIIGPSRDALPPGFELPFRDRVHAVTFSNNGRFTRTRRSRQMLFGLINRPEFDQQLVEHAQKAGAELRTGVTVQRVEQHGSAVPDRRTVAVVLQGGETLLARAVVGADGSASRIGAHVGVKLDQVDLGLESEIPVPETVAEDWKGRVLIDWGPMPGSYGWVFPKGDTLTVGVISARGEGAATKRYLEDFIGRLGLAGFEPSISSGHLTRCRADDSPLSRGRVLVCGDAAGLLEPWTREGISFALRSGRLAGEWAVRVSEAHDAVDARRQALNYAFAIKAGLGVEMSVGKRLLTLFERRPGLFHAALTGVRPAWRAFTDITRGRTTLGELIRSHPMAQRALSAVDRRQVPKAGPVAEESGS